A single Mangifera indica cultivar Alphonso unplaced genomic scaffold, CATAS_Mindica_2.1 Un_0031, whole genome shotgun sequence DNA region contains:
- the LOC123206292 gene encoding protein kinase PINOID-like, giving the protein MVTDSSELDTTTTNSSSMSSESCSSFSRLSFELPTSKSSPDNITLKPHRSSDFAYSAIRSATSARKAGLTFRDFALLRRIGTGDIGTVYLCRLNHSEIIDSGDDEQCLYAMKVVNKGALAMKKKVERAEMEKKILKMLDHPFLPSLYAEFEASHFSCIVMEFCSGGDLHSLRHKQPLKRFSLTSARFYAAEVLVALEYLHMLGIIYRDLKPENVLVRSDGHIMLSDFDLSLCSDAIPAVEFPSYCPDPASPQSQTYARQHFSNTLKRFSCFFNRLLRSRKIPTLNPNRLFVAEPVTARSCSFVGTHEYVSPEVASGGSHGNAVDWWAFGIFIYEMIYGRTPFAAPSNETTLRNIVKKPLTFPTHVPSSTFELHARDLISGLLNKHPNHRLGSKRGAADVKTHPFFKGLNFALVRSLTPPDIPGLRRRKTTPFPEEKIKIQATDFDYF; this is encoded by the exons ATGGTAACAGACTCATCAGAGCTTGatacaacaacaacaaattcaAGCTCGATGAGCAGTGAAAGTTGTAGCAGTTTTAGTCGTCTCTCCTTCGAACTCCCAACTTCTAAATCTTCCCCAGATAACATAACTCTCAAGCCTCACCGTTCTTCTGACTTCGCCTACTCAGCAATCCGTTCAGCGACTTCTGCCCGAAAAGCCGGCCTCACTTTCCGAGATTTCGCTCTGCTCCGCCGCATCGGAACAGGAGATATCGGAACAGTCTATCTCTGCCGACTCAACCACTCTGAGATTATTGACAGTGGAGATGATGAGCAGTGTTTGTATGCGATGAAGGTGGTGAATAAAGGGGCATTGGCTATGAAGAAAAAAGTTGAGAGAGCTGAAATGGAGAAGAAGATCTTGAAAATGTTAGACCATCCATTTTTGCCTAGTCTTTACGCTGAATTTGAAGCCTCTCATTTCTCTTGTATTGTCATGGAGTTTTGTTCCGGTGGCGACTTGCATTCTCTTAGACATAAACAACCTCTCAAAAGATTCTCTTTGACTTCTGCAAG gttTTATGCTGCGGAAGTTTTGGTGGCTCTTGAGTACCTTCACATGCTCGGAATAATCTACAGAGACCTGAAACCTGAAAATGTTTTAGTTAGATCGGACGGTCATATCATGCTCTCAGATTTTGATCTGTCTTTATGCTCAGATGCCATTCCAGCCGTTGAATTTCCATCCTATTGTCCTGATCCGGCTTCTCCACAATCTCAAACCTACGCACGTCAACACTTCAGTAATACCCTTAAGCGCTTCTCCTGTTTTTTTAACCGGCTATTACGGTCTAGAAAGATCCCAACATTAAACCCTAATCGGCTCTTCGTTGCCGAACCGGTCACCGCCCGGTCATGCTCTTTCGTCGGAACCCACGAATATGTTTCACCTGAGGTTGCTTCTGGTGGGTCCCATGGTAACGCTGTTGACTGGTGGGCGTTCGGCATTTTTATCTACGAGATGATTTATGGCCGTACACCATTTGCTGCTCCATCAAATGAAACTACACTGCGCAACATAGTGAAGAAACCATTAACGTTCCCAACCCACGTGCCTTCTTCGACATTTGAGCTGCACGCGCGGGACTTGATTTCCGGATTGTTGAACAAGCACCCTAATCATCGACTGGGATCGAAACGTGGAGCTGCCGACGTCAAAACGCACCCGTTTTTCAAAGGCCTTAACTTTGCTCTTGTACGGTCGCTAACGCCACCTGATATTCCGGGTCTTAGAAGACGGAAAACGACGCCGTTTCCCGAGGAAAAGATTAAAATACAAGCAACGGATTTCGATTACTTTTGA